A single region of the Elusimicrobiota bacterium genome encodes:
- a CDS encoding AroB-related putative sugar phosphate phospholyase (cyclizing) produces the protein MFIEVNSRIKNYKIYFHTEINFIHDFVKLQNSIVVIDRIVYKLYFEGKYPIKSNDNFILFESDENLKNLDSVLQLYDFVINYAAKKNLTIVSIGGGILQDITGFFASTIYRGIKWIFIPTTLLAQSDSCMGSKTSLNYSNYKNLIGTFYPPDEIHISTCFLKTLKDLDFYSGLGEVVKLHIMGGMEYEDKIRSQINEILKRNDTILIDFVINSLKIKWSYIKDDEFDSGRRNLLNFGHCFGHALESSSNFFIPHGQAVLIGMILANIISLSRNKLSRERFNELLDLISTALLVDVKKEYLNTDIVISAMKKDKKRTGNLLSVILLDESNILSKVDDVSDEEAEYSLSSLSKFIKGVK, from the coding sequence ATGTTTATAGAGGTTAACTCAAGAATAAAAAATTATAAAATTTATTTCCATACTGAAATAAATTTCATACACGATTTTGTAAAATTGCAAAACAGTATTGTTGTAATTGATAGAATAGTTTACAAATTATATTTCGAGGGAAAATACCCAATAAAGAGCAATGACAATTTTATATTATTCGAGTCTGATGAAAATCTTAAAAATTTGGATTCAGTATTACAGTTATATGATTTTGTTATTAACTATGCAGCAAAAAAAAATCTTACGATTGTCTCCATTGGTGGTGGTATTTTGCAAGATATAACGGGATTTTTTGCATCAACTATCTATCGAGGAATAAAATGGATATTTATTCCAACAACATTACTTGCTCAATCGGATAGTTGTATGGGAAGTAAAACATCTCTAAACTATAGTAACTATAAGAATTTAATAGGTACTTTTTATCCACCAGATGAAATACATATCTCAACTTGCTTCTTAAAAACATTAAAAGATCTAGATTTTTATAGTGGATTGGGTGAAGTTGTTAAATTACACATTATGGGTGGGATGGAGTACGAAGATAAAATAAGAAGTCAAATCAATGAGATTTTAAAACGAAATGATACTATTTTAATAGATTTTGTAATTAACTCATTAAAAATTAAATGGTCATATATCAAGGATGATGAATTTGATTCAGGACGCAGAAATTTATTAAACTTTGGGCACTGTTTTGGACATGCTTTGGAATCTTCTTCAAATTTTTTTATTCCACACGGGCAAGCCGTTTTGATAGGAATGATACTTGCGAATATTATTTCCCTCAGTAGAAATAAATTAAGCAGAGAAAGATTTAATGAATTACTCGACCTAATAAGTACTGCTTTGTTAGTTGATGTAAAAAAAGAATATTTAAATACAGATATTGTAATATCTGCTATGAAAAAAGATAAGAAACGGACAGGAAATTTACTAAGTGTGATATTGCTCGATGAAAGTAATATATTATCAAAG
- a CDS encoding SDR family oxidoreductase: protein MRALVTGGSRGIGKAIIKRFEKESIEVFNPTRKELDLNNYDSIEEFTSRFNTQIDILINNAGINEIDKFENLTDVQIASILNVNLISIIKLTRNLLPLLQQSNYPRIVNISSIWGTVSKEGRSIYSVSKAGLNALTRSLAIEFARIPILINSVAPGYVDTELTKANNTKEQLRRIKKLIPLGRLAEPNEISELVYFLSSPKNTYITGQVIFIDGGYTCL, encoded by the coding sequence ATGAGGGCGTTGGTTACCGGAGGTAGTAGAGGTATTGGTAAAGCTATTATAAAGAGATTTGAAAAAGAATCGATAGAGGTTTTTAATCCTACTAGAAAGGAATTGGACCTTAATAATTATGATTCTATAGAAGAATTTACTAGTAGATTTAATACGCAAATAGATATATTAATTAATAATGCTGGTATTAATGAAATTGATAAATTCGAAAATCTTACGGATGTTCAAATTGCATCTATATTAAATGTAAATCTCATTTCTATTATAAAATTGACAAGAAACCTTTTACCATTACTCCAACAGAGCAACTATCCAAGGATTGTGAACATTAGTTCTATTTGGGGTACTGTTTCCAAGGAGGGACGATCTATTTATTCTGTCAGCAAAGCTGGATTAAATGCCTTGACTCGTTCATTAGCAATTGAATTCGCCAGAATTCCAATACTTATTAATTCTGTTGCCCCAGGTTATGTTGACACAGAATTGACTAAAGCAAATAATACAAAAGAACAGTTACGACGAATAAAAAAGCTTATTCCTTTAGGACGACTAGCCGAACCGAACGAAATATCTGAGTTGGTTTATTTCCTATCTTCTCCCAAAAACACTTATATAACTGGGCAAGTAATATTTATAGATGGAGGTTATACATGTTTATAG